Proteins co-encoded in one Papaver somniferum cultivar HN1 chromosome 5, ASM357369v1, whole genome shotgun sequence genomic window:
- the LOC113280233 gene encoding cation/H(+) antiporter 15-like — protein sequence MVTTPIVKHLYHPSRRYAGYKRQTILNSAVNSELRILACVYNQENVPSILNFLEATNPITKESFVCIYVLHLVELVGRATSLLIEHGEQKKKQFTRANSRNSTDKIINAFHQFEQQNEGYTIGQCFTAISPFSSMDNDVSQIAMKKRTNLVIIPFGELDEHPYRAVNRNVLKKTPCSVGILFDHKNSSGAAIDVSMTFHNIAMIFIGGADDREALAYSMRMVDKPNLQLSVFRFTHMKPNKNAKKDDELIGYLWDKIMNTENIVYKEQDVTDCADTASRIKCLEDSYDFIIGWRRHDSSSPILHGLDEWCVFKELGVIGDLLATSTFECNFSVLVMQQ from the coding sequence ATGGTAACAACGCCGATAGTGAAACATCTATATCATCCTTCGAGGAGGTACGCGGGCTACAAGAGACAAACCATCCTTAATTCTGCTGTCAACAGTGAGCTGCGCATACTGGCTTGTGTTTACAATCAAGAAAACGTCCCCAGCATCCTCAATTTCCTTGAAGCCACTAATCCAATTACCAAAGAAAGCTTCGTATGTATATATGTTTTGCACCTTGTTGAGCTAGTTGGTCGTGCAACTTCCCTCCTCATTGAACACggagaacaaaagaaaaaacaatttacACGAGCCAACAGCCGCAATTCTACAGATAAAATTATAAATGCCTTCCACCAGTTCGAACAACAGAATGAAGGATACACAATAGGGCAATGTTTCACTGCAATATCACCGTTCTCAAGTATGGACAACGACGTATCTCAGATAGCAATGAAAAAGAGGACGAATCTGGTGATCATACCTTTCGGTGAGTTAGACGAACATCCTTATCGGGCAGTCAACCGAAATGTTCTAAAAAAAACACCTTGCTCAGTTGGGATACTCTTTGACCACAAAAATAGTTCTGGTGCTGCTATTGATGTTTCCATGACTTTCCATAATATTGCCATGATTTTCATCGGAGGTGCTGATGATCGAGAGGCTCTAGCATATAGTATGAGAATGGTAGATAAGCCCAATTTACAACTCTCTGTTTTTCGATTCACGCATATGAAGCCAAACAAAAATGCAAAAAAAGATGAtgaattgataggttatttgtggGACAAAATTATGAACACCGAAAACATTGTTTACAAGGAACAAGATGTAACAGATTGTGCAGATACAGCAAGTAGAATCAAATGCCTGGAAGACTCTTACGACTTCATAATTGGTTGGAGACGACATGATAGTAGCTCACCAATTTTGCATGGACTTGATGAATGGTGTGTTTTCAAAGAACTTGGTGTGATTGGAGATCTTTTGGCTACGTCTACTTTCGAGTGTAATTTTTCAGTTTTGGTAATGCAACAGTAG